The genomic interval ACTTTGGTGGTCTTGGACAGGATAATTAATCCCTAGCAGCCCCACAGACAGGGAGAAATGGCTTGTGAAAAGACCAATTGCCACCTTTGGGATAAAATCATTAATTGACTGACATATTGTGCCAATGTAGTGTGTAAATTAAGTCTCTGTGAGCAGGTCTGCTTGGAGAGAGTTGATCAGAGATAGAAAAAATATGTGCCTGTAAAATTGATGATCCACTAAAAGAATCCACATTAATTTATTGTTTGACTTCCTATACAGACACTCTGGAATGTGGGGCGGAACAGGAGCAACATGCTAAAAGAGCACAGATACAACACTTAAAGGGATACTCCAGTGATTTAAAATCGTATTTCCATTAAGCTGGGGGTGATACCATCTGTGTTATAATTTGGAAAGttccctccagagccacagaaggcATTACACAACTGTTTTTACAGGCTAAGTAGTACTCCTCAAGATAAATCATTGCCAAAACACTAGATTACATTAGAATAATTCCTAAAGCCATGCTAGTGTCTGGTTGGTCTGAGGTTATGAATACAAAACCTACATAGCACCTTGCTCTCATCCCAGTAACCACGATTCAGACACACGCATCATGATCAAATGCAGCGAACTCATCTCTTTATTGGCGTTAATCAAAGCCAAGCTGAGCTGTCACATTTCCCTCCATTGTGAGGTCACATTATTGCTTGTGCCGTGCAAATCCTCAGAGCAAGTGGAGTGAACAGCACACCCGTTCTAGTTCAGCTGTCGTATTTGAATGCTAAATTTGTGCATACTTTAGCAtgtatttttgcagtgtaaaaAGCAGAAGGTGGGGTGGGCCAGCTGTTAATCTACTTTCCCTCTGTTGATGCGTTTGAAGTGTAAAtgcttctctgctgtgtctAGAGGAGCTGGAACAATAAGGTCAACATTGCAGATCAGTGAGATGCTGCTGCACCGTGGCTCCCTCCTGTGGATGGATTCACCCTCACATGTAAATCCCCTCTTACCGCAGCAGGAAGGAAAGAAGTGAAAGGGGATATAGTGGTAATTGTAATGTGAAATTCTGATGCTCaagaataaatacaaaaaaagttctgaaatgactgaatgtCCTGTTTATGCTAATAAAACCACTGTTTGTGAAGAATGCTGGATACAGAGGGTGGATTACAATGATAAatcaattgacagaaaaataatctgcaactattttgacatttgattaatcattttgagTCATTCCTCAAGACAACAATATCAAAATGTTGCGATATCAGTCTCTTAAATGTCAATATTGTCAACGGAAACATAATATCTTTGAGTTTGGGACTGTTTATTGGATAAAAACAAGACATCCGAGGGCATAACCACAGGCTTTGGGATTTTgggatggacatttttcacaattttctgacattttgttgaacAAACAACTAGGAAAGAAAACAGTTGTGAGTTCTAGCCCATGTCTTGATTTGTCTgtaacagtccaaaatccaaatataCTATAGTATACTATTacagaagttagggttagaaCTTTTATCTCTTTCAGACCTAGCTAAATACAAGAAACACATCAGTAACTTACTGTCACTTACTGAAACAATGAAAGGGTCTTCAAATGTCTTACTTTGTCCAAAAACTCAAATCTATTCATGttacaacagagaaaagcaattttaaGAGACTGGCTCCTGCGTATGTTTGGCATTTTCCTTAAATGTCTTTAAGGATCAACCACTTATGAAAAATAGCTGCTGAGAGAAAGAGTAGAATTAACATCAGATAAATAAATTCTCCCAAGCACAGGAGTCATTTCCTCATGCTGTAGTATTTtcgtgatgatgatgatgactctctgggaaacacaaataaacttcctctctgttttgagTTTGCTGATCTTGGCAAAAATCCCTCTCTACTAACCTATTTTTAAATCCACAACAGTGATAAAGCAGCAGCTTTGTAGTGACTCAGCAGGCACGCACCACATGGCTGCAGCAAGTTTGAATGATGATGGGTCTCATTCTCAGTTCAATCGCTTGTCTCAACACTGTGGATCAGGAGACGTGTAATTATCTTAAACCGATCGTATGCAACTTTACTTTAAAACAGAGCAACAATAAATCATGATGTCCCATTTGTGCGCTCACATTTCAAATTTCCATACAGCTGCATGTGAACATGAATGGAAGGCTGGGAGCTTATATGTGTAATTTGTGCTTTATTAGGcgaacaaaacaaccaaaatatataaacatgcaTCGTAGTCAAAGAAACAAGGTTACAGTGGCTTAATGGGGTGTGGGCAATCCAAATCTGAGGTAGAATGGGGGCAGGAAAACCTCTCAGTGGGATATAGAAGAGCAAAAATAAGGTAATACTGACCGCTAAGACAGATCTCAAAATGTTCCATCAATAACAATATAACACACCCATCAATACTGTCAAATTCAatcaacagaagaaaaacaaaaagtatgtTTGagtgattaattgttttttttgacGTCCCCTCATGTTTCACATTCACAAAATCCCCACAAGGCCAACGCTGTTTCAGCCGAttcaaaataatgactgaaatgaatCTATATGCAGTTTATCTGGGCATCTATTCTCCCTAAATATAGCTTTCTGCGTTTTCAAATATAGGATTGgcagtttttaatttatttacaagTTCCAGGTTTATCAAGATTTGCATTTAGTTTGATTGTTTTGGATGTATTTCTTGCCACATACAAAATATATCACTCAATTTGTAGTTATAagtatatatttatacatatgtaatttaaatacatacacattcTTACAAATTTAAGGGCCACGTGAGCTCCACTACTCCTGTTGCCCCACATCCAACTCTTAACATGACTTAACTTGTTCTGGACAATTGTAGTGTAAACTGTTGCCATCCACTGCCATACAATCAAAGCTTTTAAATAATCAGCAATAGTTACATGTTCATGATACTGAATTATTTGGCTCCTGGCTTCTATTCAAACCATTTTCTATCAAAATGGTTGGTCGTGCTAACAGAATGTGTAGCTGGACACACACCAGGGCCCTGCATCTAACATCCTACCGATGAATTAACCTGATTGGAAAGTCCTTCAGTTCAGAAGAGTTCCATAAAGCTGGGCCTTGGTCAGACTGTCCTTCCTGGAAAGTCCCAGGGAACCAAATTTTTGGTTGTacggaggaggagggggtggggccGGGGGTGGTGACTGGTTCACCTGCGCAGGCAAGCTGTGCATCTCCACTTGATAGTGCTGCAGCTCCGCGGCCATCTCCAAGGACCTCTGGTTGAGAGACTCGGTGGAGCTGTTGGGGCTGGGGTCTGCGTAATCCGTGCTCTGGCCACCAGCTGCCACGTTGCCCTCCCTGTCTTTGGAGCTCCCTGAGTGGTAGAGGCTGTGCTCCGACCCCTGGCTGTCCTCAGCTCGGTAGAGGTGGGCTTGGCTGTGCGCCTGCCGCAGCCCTGGGCTGCATTCGGGACTTGGGCTGGCGGCCACCCACACCGGGTCCATGGCACCCGCTCCGTGATGATAATAGTCAGCTCCTTCCTGGAAGCTGCTGTAGAGTGGCCCGAGTCGGATCTTAGCAGGCCGCACAGAGAAGTGCTGCTCTGAGAAGCTGTAAGGTGAAGCCCGGCCTGGGCTACGGTAGGTGTGGGCACTTAAGTCCTCCACGCTAAGTTGTCTCCATCGACCAAtcaactcctcctcctcgggGGCTAATGTGCTGCCTCGACGACTGTCTCCATAGGCAACACTTGGGGATGAAGAGGGAGGGAGCGGCTCATAGGGCTCACTGAAGCAGGAGGACATGGTGCGGCTGTAGACGGGCGAACTGCCGTTCTGATGGTGGCTCAGCTCCGTCTGCTGGAAGGGATGAGCGTTGGCAAAGCCTCTTGGACTGTCCCGCTCCCAGGATGAGTCACTCTTTCGCTCATAGTCCCCTGCATCTCTCCACTCCATGTAGAGGGAATGATGGCGAGGGGAGGAAGCTACACTGCTGGGTGGGCCGTTGCCTTTGTCCTCAGATCCCCCTCCACTGAAGCTGGAGTAGGAGCTGGAGCCTCCACCCAGCGTGGCGGGGAACTTAGCAAAGTGCTCCTGGGAGAAGCCGGCCGTCAACCCAACTGATCCCTCCTCTGGGTTGCTGTCGGTAGAGTTTTGGGGGCCATACAGTAGCTTCCTCTGACCGTGGAGGTCCATGCTGGGCCTCCGCTCACGGTGCCGGTCATCAGGGCAATATAGGGCTGTGTCACTGCTGTACAGGTCGGATTTGTAGGCTGCGCGGAGCCCCAGGCGCTCTCCTGGGCCCAAGctctccaaaataaaagcatggtCCTGGGTTTGGGGGCTTGGGGAGCGAGAGGCCTGGCTACTACTGCAGGCCTCGTCCGGCTTCTCAAGCACTTTGGCAATGAGAGAGGCCGGGACAGTGTCCGGGTAggtgtgacagagaggagactCCTCTAAGTGCATGGTCAATCGCTCCTGAAAATCAGCAGGTAGCTAGAAgtgtcagagaaaagaaaagggcagGGAAATACATGTGTTTAAAGTGTTGTAAGAATGGACGGAGCTGAACTGTAGCATGCAGTCTATATTTTGAGGAAGGTTTTGCACTAACATGCATGAGAATTTAATGTTCTAATcactttattcttttcagtGCAAACAGTTAGTTGCTTGAAATGACCAACGTATTCTGCCTCATTTTATGTGGTATGTAGATGTGGGTTGGGGCACCTTTTTAAGTTGACAAACAAATATTCTACTTTATTTTTCTCGTGATTATCAGCTTTGATGGTGTATAAACGTCCcttaaaagaaaacatgtttttttaatcctaaTTTTCCTACATTTTTGGATCTAAATGATTGATTTAGggacaaaagtctttggaatCAGTCCACTACTGAGCAAGAATGGAATACCCAGccactgtgaacagctgctgcaactgGGCAATTGTCCACACCAAAGTACATCCACTGAAGTGCTCgcttttgccactgacaggctcagattgttgttataagtgtctgacaacattatggataggattcccaTAGAGATAGACCTTTTATTAGAGAGtgagatcctttttgtttaaccagacaCATCACCATAAATTGCTACCagacttcattgacaaaaacagtaattttaccaagcagagcatgggagttgctggaatacagCTGCCTCGATCCGGTTAGTTTGGTTATGGAAAAAGTACCAGACAAtaacaaggaaaacaacaagGAAAAATAAGGCTCAAGTTCAAAATGAAGGTGAAAATGAAGGCAAATTGAGTTGCCCTCCTTGGAAAATAAAGACATTGTTCTATTCTGAGCATTTCTCAATAAAAAACGCTTATATCCACTATCTGTGCCTCTCCATAGCAACAAGCATTAAGCCAACTGCAGCACATCATCAACAGGAATCTAGTCAGTTGTTCCTAATTGGCAATGAGAGGCAAGCTAATTATAACTTTGTAGatagagaaaagacaaacaccacggagaacatgaaaatacattttatcatAACAGTTTTATTACAACTTGGACCAAACTAAATGCCACTTAATTACTGTCCACACGTTTTTCATTTGGGTTTGTTTTGAACAAGATCACAATTAGCTTTTATGTGGCATTCAGAAATCAGAGCCCAATCATTTCATACCCTCTCTGCGCTTGTTTTGCAGCAAAACAAACGACTAAAGCACTTCAGTAGGCGCTGAAGAGCCACTGCACTtctcaaaatgctgcagcaccattCATCAATATGCTTTCGATTAGCTTACACCCACAGGACCAGCAGACCAGTGGACATACAGTGAGTGCATGTATAGCCTCTGACCCCCATTATATTTGGCAGTGAGCCTGCAACACAGTTTTTCATTCCATAACAGATCCTATACTGCTCACAGCCAGGgtgcgtttgtgtttgtgtgcacagtaTATGCGTGGGGGGGGGTGTTATTTTACTGTAGATGCCTTACGTAACCAAATGCTGTTTGTATTGATATTTCCATTCAGCTATATGGGTAAAACGTGGAGAGGCATTCTTTAACCTTGTGGACACTTGCCAGCTTTAAAATCTACTTGTGTCACATGGGCGAGGCACAGGGCTGATGCAGTGGAAAGTGGCGCCAAGCTGGGCCCAGTGTTAAAACACTCATCAATACCCACACGCATCTCTTTATCACAAGCAACAGCAGGATGCCGTGATGATGCTGCAGCAGCACGCTctctatttacattttgtctcCTACTGTAGTTTTAGCTCCTTGAACTACCCGCTGTCCCTCACTTTTGTGCACAATTTGCCACAAAGCAGTTTCTGCGCTGCTCCGTGCTTAATCATTGTCAAACAATTACATGATCACCGAACCCTGTGCAGTATAATTACACTCTGATTTAGCTACATAGTgagtgacaggaggaggaagaattTAAGAGCCCTGATTTACTTTAGACTCCTGTCTCATAGATGGGTGTTAAACACAAGATTTGTGCTACTGTTGCTTCTCATATCCAAGCCTATATGTGATTTCAGTTCAATGCCATGCACACAAGGCACTTTATGTTGGCACTATTGTTTCTGAGGGAGATATTTCTCTTGTTTGACACATAACAACAGGATTtctatttaattaatttaaataattaaaatgttttctcgGTTAGGGGCTGGAGATATTTAGAGAAAAACTGGAAAAGAATTTAAATGTTACACAGCCTTTAATCTTAAGAAGTATGATGAATTTTGTGAAAGTGCTGTATTTtctatatataaaaaaacacttcattcaGTGGTAGTAATGATCTTGGTAGTTTGGGTAGgttaatttataaaataaatataaaatggcAAAGATTTCTCATTCTTGAATTACAGCATTTATTGGCTTGTAAGCATAACTACATTTATAATGTAAAAGATAATATGTCTAGACTGTAACTTTGTTGAGCTCTGTAATATTAGCTGCCAACTTTTTGGAACCTTGCCCCCTTTCACTTCTTTCTGGAGAGGGTTATTTAGCCAAAAAAACAGCTTTGATTCTTCAATCCCTGCCCTTCCTGCAGTGACCCATAGCAGCCATCGCTCCACCAAGTCTCGTTCGTCTCTTATCTCTTCTGCTTCTCAAAGAGCAAGATGACCTTCAGTTACAGTCGagacagcaatttttttttGCCCGTCTCATTTCATGAGCTGAAAATTTAGCTTAGTGCTGCACAAGAAACACCTCACTCACATCTACTCTTCCCCACAAATCACATCTATTTTACCAATTATTTCCCTTTTACTTGGCTTCTACTCTATTGAAAAAATACTAGCTTTTCTCTTATATGTAATTTTCTGGATTAACATCAAATGTCAGGGTGAAAGGTCTGAATCTCTTATGGGTGTTATATTTAGATCCTTAGGTAAAAGTAGGaatacagcaatgtaaaaatactccagtCCAAGTAAAAGTTGTGCATGAAGAATCAGAAACACCAGGAATACTAGGAACATGCACAGCAACTGAAgcagacaaactgacaaagGAACAAAGGAAAGGCACTGgtatatacatgtataaagTAAAGGTATATTATAGAATGAGGTGCAGGTGGGGAGAGATCATGTGACTGCAGGGCTGATTGGGGAAGGACAGGTGAGGGGTTGAaacactggagggaaaaaaacacaaaaggacaAGAACCAAAACCACAATGGACATGACAAGGAGagcaatttcaaaataaaacaggaaataacacaaacaacatcattAGATGATTAACactgaagcatcagtgtgtAAGCAGTATGttactgctgtagctgctgtagctgGAGCTGGTTTGaactactgtatgtacagttttATACACAGCGACACCAGAGGGGTCGTCTGATGATCAATGAGAGAGAGCTGTTCAGCTCAATCAATCAGttgtttttggactttttcaCTGATCTTTGGTTTTTATTGACATATTGGATCATTGATTGAAATTAAGCAATGTGAGAAGTTTAGAGGGAAAAATCACTATTTGGTGgagctgtaaacacagacatCTGAAGTGTGACCATTTAATGTTAAGCACTGTGTTGTATTCAAAAGCTTGTTATATTATCTAGTTTGACAAATCATGAAAAGTAACTACTAAATACGTATAATAAAggtataatatataaataagtGTACTGGAGTataaagtacagtatttccctctggCGTGGAAGTATAAATTataaagtacctcaaaattgcatagtacttgagtaaatgtatttcgTTACTTTCCACGACTGGTCTGAGCCTTGGTTGGACGTGAGCTTTGTGAATTAAGAATTGAAATCCATTCTCCTTTAACTGCTATGGATTAGACTGAAACCtgaataaaatcaaagaaaCTGGTAGCAGCTGAGTCAGAAAAGATGAGGTGCAGTGGATTTGacta from Lates calcarifer isolate ASB-BC8 linkage group LG7_1, TLL_Latcal_v3, whole genome shotgun sequence carries:
- the si:dkey-174m14.3 gene encoding brain-enriched guanylate kinase-associated protein isoform X1; this translates as MEECVGGGLPCICSLAAMEVSALPPHSFLCLPPLALTLTRSPSHTLGMIRLFSSHLKLSVDVDSRVQSDERCMGLLTSRSGREEGREGANEDSREQRERERERGREREGRRNINKNRGKQRACLLNMYVSFLFRVPDEDTNNIDAISSLLEQKEDLRKRLSYTTHKLELLQSEFDSTRQYLETELRRAQEELDKFTDKLRRIQSSYSALQRINQDLEEKIHRNSQHHDDEKRALSREIIVLNNHLMEAKLTIEKLREDNDLYRKDCNLAAQLLQCNKSLYRAQLSELPADFQERLTMHLEESPLCHTYPDTVPASLIAKVLEKPDEACSSSQASRSPSPQTQDHAFILESLGPGERLGLRAAYKSDLYSSDTALYCPDDRHRERRPSMDLHGQRKLLYGPQNSTDSNPEEGSVGLTAGFSQEHFAKFPATLGGGSSSYSSFSGGGSEDKGNGPPSSVASSPRHHSLYMEWRDAGDYERKSDSSWERDSPRGFANAHPFQQTELSHHQNGSSPVYSRTMSSCFSEPYEPLPPSSSPSVAYGDSRRGSTLAPEEEELIGRWRQLSVEDLSAHTYRSPGRASPYSFSEQHFSVRPAKIRLGPLYSSFQEGADYYHHGAGAMDPVWVAASPSPECSPGLRQAHSQAHLYRAEDSQGSEHSLYHSGSSKDREGNVAAGGQSTDYADPSPNSSTESLNQRSLEMAAELQHYQVEMHSLPAQVNQSPPPAPPPPPPYNQKFGSLGLSRKDSLTKAQLYGTLLN
- the si:dkey-174m14.3 gene encoding brain-enriched guanylate kinase-associated protein isoform X2; protein product: MRGKEHRQTMKKIYIGKTALKVPRNGGKHPKKSSLLEQKEDLRKRLSYTTHKLELLQSEFDSTRQYLETELRRAQEELDKFTDKLRRIQSSYSALQRINQDLEEKIHRNSQHHDDEKRALSREIIVLNNHLMEAKLTIEKLREDNDLYRKDCNLAAQLLQCNKSLYRAQLSELPADFQERLTMHLEESPLCHTYPDTVPASLIAKVLEKPDEACSSSQASRSPSPQTQDHAFILESLGPGERLGLRAAYKSDLYSSDTALYCPDDRHRERRPSMDLHGQRKLLYGPQNSTDSNPEEGSVGLTAGFSQEHFAKFPATLGGGSSSYSSFSGGGSEDKGNGPPSSVASSPRHHSLYMEWRDAGDYERKSDSSWERDSPRGFANAHPFQQTELSHHQNGSSPVYSRTMSSCFSEPYEPLPPSSSPSVAYGDSRRGSTLAPEEEELIGRWRQLSVEDLSAHTYRSPGRASPYSFSEQHFSVRPAKIRLGPLYSSFQEGADYYHHGAGAMDPVWVAASPSPECSPGLRQAHSQAHLYRAEDSQGSEHSLYHSGSSKDREGNVAAGGQSTDYADPSPNSSTESLNQRSLEMAAELQHYQVEMHSLPAQVNQSPPPAPPPPPPYNQKFGSLGLSRKDSLTKAQLYGTLLN
- the si:dkey-174m14.3 gene encoding brain-enriched guanylate kinase-associated protein isoform X3 is translated as MKLCVSGSSLLEQKEDLRKRLSYTTHKLELLQSEFDSTRQYLETELRRAQEELDKFTDKLRRIQSSYSALQRINQDLEEKIHRNSQHHDDEKRALSREIIVLNNHLMEAKLTIEKLREDNDLYRKDCNLAAQLLQCNKSLYRAQLSELPADFQERLTMHLEESPLCHTYPDTVPASLIAKVLEKPDEACSSSQASRSPSPQTQDHAFILESLGPGERLGLRAAYKSDLYSSDTALYCPDDRHRERRPSMDLHGQRKLLYGPQNSTDSNPEEGSVGLTAGFSQEHFAKFPATLGGGSSSYSSFSGGGSEDKGNGPPSSVASSPRHHSLYMEWRDAGDYERKSDSSWERDSPRGFANAHPFQQTELSHHQNGSSPVYSRTMSSCFSEPYEPLPPSSSPSVAYGDSRRGSTLAPEEEELIGRWRQLSVEDLSAHTYRSPGRASPYSFSEQHFSVRPAKIRLGPLYSSFQEGADYYHHGAGAMDPVWVAASPSPECSPGLRQAHSQAHLYRAEDSQGSEHSLYHSGSSKDREGNVAAGGQSTDYADPSPNSSTESLNQRSLEMAAELQHYQVEMHSLPAQVNQSPPPAPPPPPPYNQKFGSLGLSRKDSLTKAQLYGTLLN